In the Harmonia axyridis chromosome 3, icHarAxyr1.1, whole genome shotgun sequence genome, one interval contains:
- the LOC123674971 gene encoding uncharacterized protein LOC123674971 produces the protein MMSIKKNIVRSSLFVLVLVIILFIETGDSLKCWVCCSEADPECAEPFNNSTFQLMNCHRRRSDGTSDPRPSLCTLIRQRVDGRWQYIRSCGVQDDLKVQKDDMVCKTRNYPGDVIIEYCTCNSKDGCNG, from the exons ATGATGTCTATCAAGAAGAATATAGTTCGTTCATCTCTTTTTGTTCTAGTTTTAGTGATAattctatttattgaaacag GAGATTCCCTAAAATGTTGGGTATGCTGCTCAGAAGCTGATCCTGAATGTGCTGAacctttcaataattcaacattcCAATTGATGAATTGTCACCGTCGTAGATCAGATGGAACTTCAGATCCTAGGCCATCACTTTGTACCCTGATAAGGCAAAGAG TGGATGGAAGATGGCAGTATATCCGGTCATGTGGTGTCCAAGACGATCTCAAGGTACAGAAAGATGACATGGTTTGTAAAACGAGAAATTATCCTGGAGATGTGATAATCGAATACTGCACCTGTAATTCTAAAGATGGCTGTAATGGTTGA
- the LOC123676501 gene encoding uncharacterized protein LOC123676501 isoform X2 — MASSNDHLSIPPPTSKPRLSPLDFRNTELVSRLLAATPPYLYNMSLLPNSYFFSEMLRSLVQAKQENAANAESMMASSIHSRRSRKRPWLISRQEETSKHIPKVEKNEIADWAKPPVEKPSPIELVRKSPNSRTLEDSKTYLKEKHAPFEHVQTDQPNPGLVLPPAPPIWFPPIYPSPYVDPLHFFIDLRVSGHIYDKSQKDAGFDRSANKDYPSTVVSSNSESDQSLNSEKNNLSFLPSRYGSHKSAFSVPNQKYGNNTPMNLTQLDSDSKCTKFDVKSMGFEKSTNRTGTKYVVSNIESIYRNINSTDRMSECSQEKRSKMEEEKGSFSFQMFSDNSDLDVRGHSPVDVVDGEEQGYKIDVQT, encoded by the coding sequence atgGCTTCTAGTAATGACCATCTGTCCATACCTCCACCAACATCGAAGCCTAGACTCTCACCCTTAGACTTCAGGAACACAGAATTGGTCTCCCGCTTACTAGCGGCAACTCCACCTTACCTTTACAATATGTCTCTCCTACCCAATTCCTACTTCTTCAGCGAAATGCTGCGGTCTTTGGTTCAAGCGAAGCAAGAAAATGCGGCAAACGCAGAAAGCATGATGGCTTCATCTATACATTCCAGGAGATCCAGAAAACGCCCTTGGTTGATATCCAGACAAGAGGAAACTTCTAAGCACATAcccaaagttgaaaaaaatgagattgccgaCTGGGCAAAGCCACCAGTCGAGAAGCCCAGTCCGATAGAGCTAGTCAGAAAATCGCCCAATTCTAGAACACTAGAAGACTCGAAGACATATCTGAAAGAAAAGCATGCCCCCTTTGAACATGTGCAGACTGATCAACCAAACCCTGGATTAGTTCTACCTCCGGCACCTCCAATTTGGTTTCCACCCATATATCCTAGTCCATATGTGGACCCTCTACATTTCTTCATTGATCTCAGGGTATCTGGTCATATTTATGATAAGAGTCAAAAAGATGCCGGCTTCGATAGATCTGCTAACAAAGATTATCCGTCAACTGTAGTCTCTTCCAATTCGGAATCAGATCAAAGCCTCAACTCCGAAAAAAATAACTTATCTTTCCTACCAAGTAGGTATGGAAGTCACAAATCAGCATTCTCAGTTCCGAATCAAAAATATGGCAATAACACACCCATGAACTTGACGCAGTTGGACAGTGATTCCAAATGTACCAAATTCGATGTTAAATCAATGGGTTTCGAGAAAAGTACGAATAGAACTGGGACAAAGTATGTGGTTTCTAATATTGAAAGCATTTACAGGAATATAAATTCAACAGACAGGATGAGTGAATGCTCGCAAGAGAAGAGATCTAAGATGGAAGAAGAAAAAGGCAGTTTCTCCTTTCAAATGTTCTCCGATAATAGTGATTTGGATGTTAGGGGACACTCGCCTGTGGATGTTGTTGATGGAGAAGAACAAGGATATAAAATTGATGTACAGACTTGA
- the LOC123676501 gene encoding uncharacterized protein LOC123676501 isoform X1, producing MMASSNDHLSIPPPTSKPRLSPLDFRNTELVSRLLAATPPYLYNMSLLPNSYFFSEMLRSLVQAKQENAANAESMMASSIHSRRSRKRPWLISRQEETSKHIPKVEKNEIADWAKPPVEKPSPIELVRKSPNSRTLEDSKTYLKEKHAPFEHVQTDQPNPGLVLPPAPPIWFPPIYPSPYVDPLHFFIDLRVSGHIYDKSQKDAGFDRSANKDYPSTVVSSNSESDQSLNSEKNNLSFLPSRYGSHKSAFSVPNQKYGNNTPMNLTQLDSDSKCTKFDVKSMGFEKSTNRTGTKYVVSNIESIYRNINSTDRMSECSQEKRSKMEEEKGSFSFQMFSDNSDLDVRGHSPVDVVDGEEQGYKIDVQT from the exons ATG atgGCTTCTAGTAATGACCATCTGTCCATACCTCCACCAACATCGAAGCCTAGACTCTCACCCTTAGACTTCAGGAACACAGAATTGGTCTCCCGCTTACTAGCGGCAACTCCACCTTACCTTTACAATATGTCTCTCCTACCCAATTCCTACTTCTTCAGCGAAATGCTGCGGTCTTTGGTTCAAGCGAAGCAAGAAAATGCGGCAAACGCAGAAAGCATGATGGCTTCATCTATACATTCCAGGAGATCCAGAAAACGCCCTTGGTTGATATCCAGACAAGAGGAAACTTCTAAGCACATAcccaaagttgaaaaaaatgagattgccgaCTGGGCAAAGCCACCAGTCGAGAAGCCCAGTCCGATAGAGCTAGTCAGAAAATCGCCCAATTCTAGAACACTAGAAGACTCGAAGACATATCTGAAAGAAAAGCATGCCCCCTTTGAACATGTGCAGACTGATCAACCAAACCCTGGATTAGTTCTACCTCCGGCACCTCCAATTTGGTTTCCACCCATATATCCTAGTCCATATGTGGACCCTCTACATTTCTTCATTGATCTCAGGGTATCTGGTCATATTTATGATAAGAGTCAAAAAGATGCCGGCTTCGATAGATCTGCTAACAAAGATTATCCGTCAACTGTAGTCTCTTCCAATTCGGAATCAGATCAAAGCCTCAACTCCGAAAAAAATAACTTATCTTTCCTACCAAGTAGGTATGGAAGTCACAAATCAGCATTCTCAGTTCCGAATCAAAAATATGGCAATAACACACCCATGAACTTGACGCAGTTGGACAGTGATTCCAAATGTACCAAATTCGATGTTAAATCAATGGGTTTCGAGAAAAGTACGAATAGAACTGGGACAAAGTATGTGGTTTCTAATATTGAAAGCATTTACAGGAATATAAATTCAACAGACAGGATGAGTGAATGCTCGCAAGAGAAGAGATCTAAGATGGAAGAAGAAAAAGGCAGTTTCTCCTTTCAAATGTTCTCCGATAATAGTGATTTGGATGTTAGGGGACACTCGCCTGTGGATGTTGTTGATGGAGAAGAACAAGGATATAAAATTGATGTACAGACTTGA